A genomic stretch from Roseovarius nanhaiticus includes:
- a CDS encoding sugar transferase has protein sequence MSEANVDVSAPSVRAGVPGYSVPRRERSANLAAYLRDAPFAAQAYAAKPTTIASYGGPAPSLPAPPLPVPSGTYAAFGKRAIDITLIVLAAPIALLLIGISALLLWFEGGSPFYRQARLGKGGDHFQILKLRTMVREADRMLEACLAADPAMREEWDRTQKLRHDPRITRIGAFLRKTSLDELPQLWNVLRGEMSLVGPRPMLPEQLALYGDASHYFALRPGVTGYWQVSQRNESTFRARTALDIAYLYDISLIEDAKVLWRTVGAVVKRTGV, from the coding sequence ATGTCCGAAGCGAATGTCGATGTATCGGCACCCTCTGTGCGAGCAGGGGTGCCGGGTTACTCAGTGCCGCGCCGCGAACGGTCTGCTAACTTGGCGGCCTATCTCAGGGACGCGCCTTTCGCGGCGCAAGCGTATGCCGCAAAGCCCACGACAATAGCCTCCTATGGCGGACCCGCGCCCTCCCTGCCCGCCCCGCCGCTTCCGGTGCCATCAGGCACTTACGCCGCCTTTGGCAAGCGCGCGATCGACATCACGCTCATCGTTTTGGCGGCGCCCATTGCGCTGCTGCTGATCGGGATCTCTGCGCTTCTGCTGTGGTTCGAGGGCGGTTCGCCCTTTTACCGGCAGGCGCGGCTGGGCAAGGGCGGGGATCATTTCCAGATCCTCAAACTGCGCACCATGGTGCGCGAGGCCGACCGTATGCTTGAGGCGTGCCTTGCCGCTGACCCCGCCATGCGCGAAGAATGGGACCGCACCCAAAAGCTGCGCCACGATCCGCGCATCACCCGCATTGGCGCCTTCCTGCGCAAGACCTCGTTGGACGAGTTGCCACAACTTTGGAACGTGCTGCGCGGCGAAATGAGCCTTGTCGGTCCGCGCCCCATGCTGCCCGAGCAGCTGGCGCTTTATGGCGATGCATCACATTACTTTGCCCTGCGCCCCGGCGTCACCGGATACTGGCAGGTTTCGCAGCGCAACGAGAGTACATTTCGGGCGCGCACGGCGCTTGATATCGCATATCTTTATGACATTTCACTGATCGAGGATGCCAAGGTGCTGTGGCGCACCGTTGGCGCCGTCGTCAAACGAACGGGGGTCTGA